A genomic region of Nymphaea colorata isolate Beijing-Zhang1983 chromosome 2, ASM883128v2, whole genome shotgun sequence contains the following coding sequences:
- the LOC116248519 gene encoding ADP,ATP carrier protein ER-ANT1: MGSSPGQNLVADFVMGGFAAAVAKSAAAPMERVKLLLQNQGELQKRGQLCDPYCGVRDCFRRVLREEGILSLWRGNQANVLRYLPTQAFNFAFKGYFQSVFGYSKEKDGYLKWLAGNVASGSAAGATTSLFLYHLDYARTRLATDMKNVQANRSRQFMGLRDVYRKTLMTDGIVGLYRGFSVSITGITLYRGLYFGIYDTLKPIVLVGPLEGKFLPSFLLGWSVTTFSGVCAYPFDTVRRRMMLTSGHTIKYKGTVDAFRQIVHHEGAGALFKGVTANMLLGVAGAGVLAGYDQLRCLANRYGYGLHHQLKA, translated from the exons atggGCAGCAGCCCGGGACAGAATTTGGTGGCGGATTTCGTGATGGGTGGGTTCGCGGCTGCGGTCGCCAAGAGCGCGGCAGCTCCCATGGAGAGGGTGAAGCTGCTGTTGCAGAACCAAGGGGAGTTGCAGAAGCGGGGGCAACTCTGCGACCCTTACTGTGGAGTTAGAGATTGCTTCAGGAGGGTGCTCAGGGAAGAGGGCATTCTCTCCCTGTGGAGGGGAAACCAAGCTAACGTCCTCCGTTATCTCCCCACCCAG GCTTTTAACTTTGCTTTCAAGGGCTACTTTCAGAGCGTGTTTGGCTACTCAAAGGAGAAAGATGGTTATCTGAAGTGGTTGGCAGGAAATGTTGCATCTGGTAGTGCTGCTGGTGCAACAACTTCTTTGTTCCTATACCATTTGGATTATGCCCGCACCCGTCTTGCAACGGACATGAAAAATGTCCAAGCTAACAGGAGTCGCCAGTTCATGGGATTGCGTGATGTTTACCGGAAGACGCTTATGACTGATGGCATTGTGGGATTATACAGAGGTTTTAGTGTTTCCATTACTGGGATTACGCTCTACAGGGGGctgtattttggaatttatgATACTCTGAAGCCGATTGTTCTTGTTGGGCCATTAGAG GGAAAATTTTTGCCAAGCTTTTTGCTGGGCTGGAGCGTCACCACCTTTTCTGGTGTTTGTGCATATCCCTTTGATACTGTTCGCCGGCGAATGATGCTGACCTCTGGTCACACAATCAAGTACAAGGGCACCGTGGATGCATTCAGGCAAATTGTTCATCACGAGGGTGCCGGTGCTCTTTTCAAAGGTGTAACTGCCAATATGCTTCTTGGGGTTGCAGGGGCTGGAGTTCTTGCTGGGTATGATCAACTTCGTTGTCTTGCTAACAGATATGGTTATGGACTTCATCATCAGTTGAAAGCCTGA
- the LOC116247969 gene encoding S-adenosylmethionine synthase 1-like translates to MDTFLFTSESVNEGHPDKLCDQVSDAILDACLEQDPDSKVACETCTKTNMVMVFGEITTKANINYEKIVRDTCREIGFVSADVGLDADHCNVLVNIEQQSPDIAQGVHGHLTKKPEEIGAGDQGHMFGYATDETPELMPLTHVLATKLGAKLTEVRKNGTCPWLRPDGKTQVTVEYKNEGGAMVPLRVHTVLISTQHDETVTNDKIAADLKEHVIKPVVPSEYLDEKTIFHLNPSGRFVIGGPHGDAGLTGRKIIIDTYGGWGAHGGGAFSGKDPTKVDRSGAYIVRQAAKSVVASGLARRCLVQVSYAIGVPEPLSVFVDTYKTGKIPDKDILALIKENFDFRPGMISINLDLKRGGNFRFQKTAAYGHFGRDDADFTWEIVKPLKWEKA, encoded by the coding sequence ATGGACACCTTCCTCTTCACCTCCGAGTCTGTCAATGAGGGCCATCCTGACAAGCTCTGCGATCAGGTATCAGATGCCATACTTGATGCCTGCCTGGAACAGGATCCTGACAGCAAGGTTGCATGTGAAACGTGCACCAAGACAAACATGGTGATGGTATTTGGTGAGATCACCACCAAGGCAAACATCAACTATGAAAAGATTGTTAGAGACACCTGCAGGGAGATTGGATTCGTCTCTGCTGATGTTGGCCTCGACGCAGACCACTGCAATGTCCTGGTGAACATCGAGCAGCAAAGTCCAGACATTGCTCAAGGTGTGCATGGCCACCTTACCAAGAAGCCAGAGGAGATTGGAGCTGGAGACCAAGGCCACATGTTCGGGTATGCAACCGATGAGACACCTGAACTCATGCCCCTCACCCATGTCCTGGCGACAAAGCTCGGTGCAAAACTCACAGAAGTCAGAAAGAATGGAACCTGTCCATGGCTGAGGCCTGATGGCAAGACACAGGTCACTGTTGAGTACAAAAATGAAGGGGGTGCCATGGTCCCACTTAGAGTTCACACTGTTCTCATCTCCACACAGCATGACGAAACAGTCACAAACGATAAGATAGCAGCAGATTTGAAAGAACATGTGATCAAACCTGTTGTTCCATCAGAATATCTTGATGAGAAAACCATATTTCACCTGAACCCATCCGGCCGATTTGTCATTGGGGGACCTCATGGTGATGCAGGCCTTACTGGTAGGAAGATCATTATTGACACCTATGGAGGATGGGGTGCACATGGAGGTGGTGCATTCTCTGGAAAGGACCCAACCAAGGTTGACAGAAGTGGCGCCTACATTGTTAGGCAGGCAGCAAAGAGTGTGGTGGCATCAGGCCTCGCTCGCCGTTGCCTAGTGCAGGTCTCCTATGCCATTGGTGTGCCTGAGCCGCTCTCTGTCTTTGTGGATACCTACAAGACAGGCAAAATCCCAGACAAGGATATACTGGCCCTGATCAAGGAGAACTTTGATTTCAGGCCAGGGATGATCTCTATCAATTTGGATCTGAAGAGGGGAGGCAATTTCAGGTTCCAAAAGACTGCTGCCTATGGCCATTTTGGACGCGATGATGCAGATTTCACATGGGAGATCGTTAAGCCACTCAAGTGGGAAAAGGCCTAA
- the LOC116247968 gene encoding G-type lectin S-receptor-like serine/threonine-protein kinase SD2-5 isoform X2, translated as MSRKTNMAEARSSLRRTIALWGLVAAVLGEYWGVGCCGMGPELGVGRGVSIPVPAAYEEGLNGSAVILRSNGGRRWTPAFSCFLRLQARSGRYWCSLAVSLGNVVVWSSVEFPPSEACLLELTGDGELQLGDHVPGAGGSGNHGVIIWRSGTSGQGVKKLQLRRNGNLVLLNQANHIKWQSFSFPVDILLWGQTLQRSTRLLSPSDTMTLYYSLEVEDTRVALFLNSGQQKYSYWEFRPDDLHSNISFAKLTSRGLALFNSTSHEIGLISTKNEQAVWFFSLAKNGSLVFYQYSPSIGKFTALYQPLVGPCDLPFSCGTYGVCTSSNTCSCMQISQQWSYNESGCLLNYEMPSSFCNDSCTAKLVTFSGIGTILRAPPTIANVTVEECKDLCLEDCTCKAGLFSSGGASPGCFHYQVVGGVKQVGAAKLADEVMYFVKVPKGTADGLCKETRSGDGRKKLVVVGGVIDGLVILGLGVGILYYVISVKRHNPRSRAS; from the exons ATGTCACGAAAGACTAACATGGCAGAAGCAAGATCATCGCTCAGGCGGACGATTGCCTTGTGGGGCCTTGTGGCGGCCGTCCTCGGGGAGTACTGGGGCGTCGGGTGCTGCGGCATGGGGCCGGAACTCGGCGTCGGGCGGGGCGTTAGTATCCCGGTGCCGGCTGCCTACGAGGAGGGCCTCAACGGGAGCGCGGTGATCCTGAGGAGCAACGGCGGGAGGAGGTGGACCCCCGCGTTCAGCTGCTTCCTGAGGTTGCAGGCCAGAAGCGGGAGATACTGGTGCTCGCTCGCCGTCTCCCTCGGCAACGTCGTCGTCTGGAGCTCCGTCGAGTTCCCGCCCTCGGAAGCCTGCCTGCTGGAGCTGACCGGAGACGGGGAGCTGCAGCTGGGTGATCATGTTCCCGGCGCCGGCGGCAGCGGCAATCATGGAGTCATTATTTGGAGAAGCGGCACCTCTGGTCAGGGAGTGAAG AAGTTACAGCTAAGAAGAAACGGAAACTTGGTGTTGCTGAATCAAGCCAATCACATAAAATGGCAGAGCTTCAGCTTTCCGGTGGATATCCTCTTATGGGGACAAACACTCCAGCGCTCTACTCGCCTTCTCTCCCCTTCTGACACCATGACGCTGTACTATTCCCTTGAAGTAGAGGACACTAGAGTGGCCCTGTTCCTGAACTCTGGCCAACAAAAATACTCCTACTGGGAGTTCCGACCTGATGATCTTCACAGCAATATCTCGTTTGCCAAACTGACCTCCCGTGGATTGGCATTGTTCAACAGCACTTCTCACGAAATAGGACTCATATCCACCAAGAATGAGCAGGCGGTATGGTTTTTTTCATTGGCCAAAAATGGAAGCTTGGTGTTCTACCAATACTCCCCAAGCATTGGGAAATTCACAGCCTTGTATCAACCACTGGTTGGTCCGTGCGATCTTCCTTTCTCCTGTGGAACTTATGGCGTTTGCACGTCGTCCAACACCTGCTCATGCATGCAGATTTCGCAGCAGTGGTCATATAATGAATCTGGTTGCCTTCTAAACTATGAAATGCCTAGCAGCTTCTGCAATGACAGCTGCACGGCAAAGTTGGTGACTTTCAGTGGCATTGGCACCATTTTAAGGGCACCACCAACGATAGCTAATGTGACAGTGGAGGAATGCAAGGATCTGTGCTTGGAAGACTGCACTTGTAAGGCGGGACTGTTTTCCAGCGGAGGAGCTTCTCCAGGATGCTTCCATTACCAAGTGGTCGGTGGTGTGAAGCAGGTTGGTGCAGCCAAACTCGCAGATGAGGTTATGTATTTCGTTAAGGTTCCAAAGGGAACTGCAGACGGTCTCTGTAAAGAGACCAGGAGTGGTGATGGTAGGAAAAAACTTGTGGTTGTGGGTGGTGTGATCGATGGCTTGGTTATTCTGGGGCTTGGGGTTGGGATTTTGTACTATGTGATCTCTGTCAAAAGACATAATCCTCGAAGTAGAGCCTCATGA
- the LOC116247968 gene encoding G-type lectin S-receptor-like serine/threonine-protein kinase SD2-5 isoform X1 gives MSRKTNMAEARSSLRRTIALWGLVAAVLGEYWGVGCCGMGPELGVGRGVSIPVPAAYEEGLNGSAVILRSNGGRRWTPAFSCFLRLQARSGRYWCSLAVSLGNVVVWSSVEFPPSEACLLELTGDGELQLGDHVPGAGGSGNHGVIIWRSGTSGQGVKQKLQLRRNGNLVLLNQANHIKWQSFSFPVDILLWGQTLQRSTRLLSPSDTMTLYYSLEVEDTRVALFLNSGQQKYSYWEFRPDDLHSNISFAKLTSRGLALFNSTSHEIGLISTKNEQAVWFFSLAKNGSLVFYQYSPSIGKFTALYQPLVGPCDLPFSCGTYGVCTSSNTCSCMQISQQWSYNESGCLLNYEMPSSFCNDSCTAKLVTFSGIGTILRAPPTIANVTVEECKDLCLEDCTCKAGLFSSGGASPGCFHYQVVGGVKQVGAAKLADEVMYFVKVPKGTADGLCKETRSGDGRKKLVVVGGVIDGLVILGLGVGILYYVISVKRHNPRSRAS, from the exons ATGTCACGAAAGACTAACATGGCAGAAGCAAGATCATCGCTCAGGCGGACGATTGCCTTGTGGGGCCTTGTGGCGGCCGTCCTCGGGGAGTACTGGGGCGTCGGGTGCTGCGGCATGGGGCCGGAACTCGGCGTCGGGCGGGGCGTTAGTATCCCGGTGCCGGCTGCCTACGAGGAGGGCCTCAACGGGAGCGCGGTGATCCTGAGGAGCAACGGCGGGAGGAGGTGGACCCCCGCGTTCAGCTGCTTCCTGAGGTTGCAGGCCAGAAGCGGGAGATACTGGTGCTCGCTCGCCGTCTCCCTCGGCAACGTCGTCGTCTGGAGCTCCGTCGAGTTCCCGCCCTCGGAAGCCTGCCTGCTGGAGCTGACCGGAGACGGGGAGCTGCAGCTGGGTGATCATGTTCCCGGCGCCGGCGGCAGCGGCAATCATGGAGTCATTATTTGGAGAAGCGGCACCTCTGGTCAGGGAGTGAAG CAGAAGTTACAGCTAAGAAGAAACGGAAACTTGGTGTTGCTGAATCAAGCCAATCACATAAAATGGCAGAGCTTCAGCTTTCCGGTGGATATCCTCTTATGGGGACAAACACTCCAGCGCTCTACTCGCCTTCTCTCCCCTTCTGACACCATGACGCTGTACTATTCCCTTGAAGTAGAGGACACTAGAGTGGCCCTGTTCCTGAACTCTGGCCAACAAAAATACTCCTACTGGGAGTTCCGACCTGATGATCTTCACAGCAATATCTCGTTTGCCAAACTGACCTCCCGTGGATTGGCATTGTTCAACAGCACTTCTCACGAAATAGGACTCATATCCACCAAGAATGAGCAGGCGGTATGGTTTTTTTCATTGGCCAAAAATGGAAGCTTGGTGTTCTACCAATACTCCCCAAGCATTGGGAAATTCACAGCCTTGTATCAACCACTGGTTGGTCCGTGCGATCTTCCTTTCTCCTGTGGAACTTATGGCGTTTGCACGTCGTCCAACACCTGCTCATGCATGCAGATTTCGCAGCAGTGGTCATATAATGAATCTGGTTGCCTTCTAAACTATGAAATGCCTAGCAGCTTCTGCAATGACAGCTGCACGGCAAAGTTGGTGACTTTCAGTGGCATTGGCACCATTTTAAGGGCACCACCAACGATAGCTAATGTGACAGTGGAGGAATGCAAGGATCTGTGCTTGGAAGACTGCACTTGTAAGGCGGGACTGTTTTCCAGCGGAGGAGCTTCTCCAGGATGCTTCCATTACCAAGTGGTCGGTGGTGTGAAGCAGGTTGGTGCAGCCAAACTCGCAGATGAGGTTATGTATTTCGTTAAGGTTCCAAAGGGAACTGCAGACGGTCTCTGTAAAGAGACCAGGAGTGGTGATGGTAGGAAAAAACTTGTGGTTGTGGGTGGTGTGATCGATGGCTTGGTTATTCTGGGGCTTGGGGTTGGGATTTTGTACTATGTGATCTCTGTCAAAAGACATAATCCTCGAAGTAGAGCCTCATGA